A genomic window from Methanobacterium sp. BRmetb2 includes:
- the rpsS gene encoding 30S ribosomal protein S19 has product MARKEFMYRGYTLEELQQMPLDNVIELFPARQRRSLKKGFLPRQKKILEKIRKLKKQENKGGRPQIIKTHCRDMIILPEMVGLTFGIYNGKEFVNVEIQPEMIGCYFGEFALTRKRVEHGDPGMGATRSSMFVPLK; this is encoded by the coding sequence TTGGCTAGAAAAGAATTTATGTATCGCGGTTATACATTAGAAGAATTACAACAGATGCCTTTGGACAATGTAATAGAATTGTTCCCAGCAAGACAGAGAAGATCCTTAAAAAAGGGCTTTTTACCAAGGCAGAAAAAGATACTGGAAAAAATAAGAAAATTGAAAAAGCAAGAAAACAAAGGTGGAAGACCACAGATTATCAAAACTCATTGTAGGGATATGATAATTCTTCCAGAGATGGTAGGACTAACCTTTGGAATTTACAATGGTAAGGAATTCGTGAATGTGGAAATACAGCCCGAAATGATTGGATGTTACTTCGGGGAATTTGCACTCACCAGGAAAAGGGTGGAACACGGAGATCCCGGAATGGGAGCAACCAGGTCATCAATGTTTGTGCCGCTTAAATAA
- a CDS encoding 50S ribosomal protein L22 translates to MAKIKYAYTGDEEKTAKAVGRSLKISPKHAVEICNQIRGMKIENAKEYLEEVIQMKKAVPFRRHNKKVGHKRGIEGWPSGRYPVKAAKQILNVLINAEANAEYKGLDTESLRIKHISSHRGFVIRGWTPRAFGRASPFNTPTTHIQIILGEA, encoded by the coding sequence ATGGCAAAAATTAAATACGCTTATACAGGTGACGAAGAAAAAACAGCAAAAGCCGTTGGGAGATCCCTTAAGATTTCACCAAAACATGCTGTTGAGATATGTAACCAAATCAGGGGCATGAAAATAGAGAATGCCAAAGAGTATCTGGAAGAAGTTATTCAAATGAAGAAAGCAGTACCATTCAGAAGACATAACAAAAAAGTAGGTCATAAAAGAGGTATAGAAGGATGGCCTAGCGGTCGCTACCCTGTTAAAGCTGCAAAACAGATTTTAAATGTTTTAATCAACGCAGAGGCTAACGCAGAGTACAAAGGATTGGATACGGAAAGTCTCCGAATAAAACACATATCCAGCCATCGCGGTTTTGTTATAAGGGGATGGACGCCCCGAGCATTCGGGAGAGCAAGTCCTTTTAATACACCAACCACCCACATTCAGATAATTCTAGGGGAGGCATAG
- a CDS encoding 30S ribosomal protein S3 — protein MIEKDFVTEGLRRTRIDEYLENELERAGYGGMEIQVTPLGTMVVVYAERPGMVIGRGGKTVRSITQNLKTDFGIENPQVEVKEVDVPELNPKIMAYKIANMLQRGMHFRRVAYTALRRIMGAGAQGVEVTISGKIRGARSACAKFTDGYIKRCGEPSTRFVREGFATVQLKPGVLGIYVRIMPPDVVLPDKVDILKPDIKEESVDQVMGTLETEDSALEDIDAVEETAKKAVEDVKKAAKEVAEDVKEVVDVKKAKKDIETIKKSAKKAAKKDVEVIEKAAEDVKKVAKVVAEDVEESPEKAAEDVKKVAKVVAKDVEKSAEKVVKDVKKAVKDAVETAEEIAEVEDTEEKPAKSETKDKGSSKDDVEPDKTESKEDSTEKAVEDQQTEETTEEKSDKSE, from the coding sequence ATGATTGAAAAAGATTTTGTCACTGAAGGTCTTAGAAGAACAAGGATAGATGAATACCTTGAAAACGAACTTGAAAGAGCAGGTTACGGTGGAATGGAAATCCAAGTAACTCCCTTAGGTACAATGGTAGTGGTTTACGCTGAACGTCCAGGTATGGTTATTGGGAGAGGTGGAAAAACTGTCCGCAGTATAACCCAAAACTTGAAAACCGACTTTGGAATTGAAAATCCTCAAGTTGAGGTTAAAGAAGTTGACGTACCTGAACTGAACCCAAAAATAATGGCATATAAAATTGCAAACATGTTGCAAAGAGGTATGCACTTTAGAAGAGTTGCTTATACTGCCCTTAGAAGAATTATGGGTGCCGGAGCTCAAGGTGTTGAAGTTACTATTTCAGGTAAAATAAGAGGTGCCCGATCAGCTTGTGCAAAATTCACTGACGGTTACATAAAAAGATGTGGTGAACCATCCACTCGATTTGTAAGAGAAGGATTTGCTACTGTTCAACTTAAACCGGGTGTTTTAGGTATATATGTTAGAATTATGCCCCCAGATGTTGTTCTTCCAGATAAAGTGGACATATTAAAACCTGATATAAAAGAAGAATCAGTTGATCAGGTAATGGGAACTTTAGAGACTGAAGATTCTGCTCTTGAAGACATTGACGCTGTAGAAGAAACTGCAAAAAAGGCAGTAGAAGATGTCAAAAAAGCTGCAAAAGAAGTAGCTGAAGATGTCAAAGAAGTTGTTGATGTGAAAAAAGCTAAAAAAGACATTGAAACTATAAAAAAATCTGCTAAAAAGGCTGCTAAAAAGGATGTTGAAGTTATAGAAAAAGCAGCTGAAGATGTCAAGAAAGTTGCTAAAGTAGTAGCTGAAGATGTAGAAGAATCTCCAGAAAAAGCAGCTGAAGATGTCAAGAAAGTTGCTAAAGTAGTAGCTAAAGACGTAGAAAAATCTGCAGAAAAGGTAGTTAAAGATGTCAAAAAAGCTGTAAAAGATGCAGTTGAAACAGCCGAAGAAATTGCTGAAGTTGAAGATACTGAAGAAAAACCTGCTAAATCAGAAACTAAGGATAAAGGTTCATCAAAAGATGATGTTGAACCAGATAAAACTGAAAGTAAGGAAGATTCAACTGAAAAAGCAGTTGAAGACCAACAAACCGAAGAAACTACTGAAGAAAAGTCAGATAAATCTGAATAA
- the rpmC gene encoding 50S ribosomal protein L29 — MVILRSKEIREMELDEIQKKLDELKAEHAKNVSKSSAAGVYEDPGKIKELKRTIARVLTIINEKKGEIN; from the coding sequence ATGGTTATATTAAGGAGCAAAGAAATAAGAGAGATGGAACTGGACGAAATCCAGAAAAAACTGGATGAACTTAAGGCTGAACATGCAAAAAACGTCTCTAAAAGTTCTGCAGCTGGAGTTTACGAAGATCCAGGGAAAATCAAGGAACTCAAAAGAACAATTGCTCGTGTTCTTACTATCATTAATGAAAAAAAGGGAGAAATAAACTAG
- the yciH gene encoding stress response translation initiation inhibitor YciH encodes MKICDVCGLPEELCVCEEIAREVQTVKVYTVRRRFGKLMTIVEGIDEHDIDVKELTKELKAKCACGGTAKKGQIELQGDQKRKVKEVLANMGFSSDTIEIRDRYHK; translated from the coding sequence ATGAAAATCTGTGATGTGTGCGGTCTTCCAGAGGAATTATGCGTCTGTGAAGAAATTGCCAGAGAAGTTCAAACAGTTAAAGTCTATACCGTAAGAAGGCGGTTCGGAAAATTAATGACTATCGTCGAAGGGATAGATGAACACGACATTGATGTGAAAGAACTAACAAAAGAGCTTAAAGCAAAATGTGCTTGTGGAGGAACAGCCAAGAAAGGCCAGATAGAACTTCAAGGGGATCAAAAAAGAAAAGTAAAAGAAGTTCTTGCAAATATGGGTTTTTCTTCAGATACGATTGAAATAAGAGATAGATATCATAAATAA
- a CDS encoding ribonuclease P has protein sequence MISPQNIFRHELIGLSVLITESSNSDLIGIKGKVVDETKNTIKIEKINGDEVLIPKNVATFHFILKDGNVVELKGKILMTRPEDRIKKKFRKYW, from the coding sequence ATGATAAGTCCACAAAACATCTTTCGGCACGAACTTATTGGACTTTCAGTCCTGATCACAGAAAGTTCAAATTCGGATTTAATCGGAATAAAAGGAAAAGTTGTTGACGAGACCAAGAATACAATTAAAATTGAGAAAATCAATGGAGACGAAGTTTTAATTCCTAAAAATGTAGCAACTTTTCATTTCATATTAAAAGATGGAAATGTAGTTGAATTAAAAGGCAAAATCCTAATGACTCGTCCTGAAGATAGAATTAAAAAAAAATTCAGAAAATATTGGTGA
- a CDS encoding 30S ribosomal protein S17 — MVGIDVPEPKSKCNDPNCPFHGTLPVRGQILEGTVTSDKAERTITVERSFYKFIRKYERYEKRKSKIKAHKPDCIDVKIGDIVKIAECRPLSKTKNFVIVEVKGEK, encoded by the coding sequence ATGGTTGGCATTGATGTACCAGAACCTAAATCAAAATGTAATGATCCAAACTGCCCTTTCCATGGCACTCTTCCTGTAAGAGGTCAAATACTGGAAGGGACCGTCACAAGTGATAAAGCAGAAAGGACTATTACAGTAGAAAGAAGTTTTTATAAATTTATTAGAAAATACGAAAGATATGAAAAGAGAAAATCAAAAATTAAAGCACACAAACCCGACTGTATCGATGTAAAAATTGGTGACATAGTGAAGATTGCAGAATGCAGACCACTGAGTAAAACCAAAAATTTTGTTATAGTTGAGGTTAAAGGAGAGAAATAA
- a CDS encoding 50S ribosomal protein L14: MKAITSNVTKALPIGARLQCVDNTGARELEIVSVKGYKGVRRRLAPAGVGDMVIVSVKKGTADMRKEVLTAIVVRQKKEYRRADGLRVKFEDNAAVIITPEGTIKGSEIRGPVAKEAADRWPTVGSAASIIV; the protein is encoded by the coding sequence ATGAAGGCTATTACATCAAACGTTACAAAAGCCCTGCCTATAGGTGCAAGACTCCAGTGTGTGGATAACACCGGCGCAAGAGAACTTGAAATAGTCTCTGTAAAGGGTTATAAAGGTGTTAGGAGAAGACTAGCTCCTGCAGGTGTGGGTGACATGGTGATAGTCTCTGTTAAAAAAGGAACCGCAGACATGAGAAAAGAAGTACTTACCGCCATAGTGGTAAGACAAAAAAAGGAATATCGAAGGGCTGACGGTTTAAGAGTTAAATTTGAAGATAATGCTGCTGTTATTATAACTCCTGAAGGAACCATAAAAGGTTCTGAGATCAGAGGACCTGTTGCTAAGGAAGCAGCAGATAGATGGCCAACTGTTGGCAGTGCAGCAAGCATAATTGTTTAA
- a CDS encoding 50S ribosomal protein L24, whose product MSKQPRKQRKFIHNAPLHKRNKLMGVTLSSELQSKYDKRSLPVRSGDTVKVMRGNFKDHEGKVEKIDLKHYKVMVEGLIIKKPDGNQVYSPIHPSNLMIIELDLSDDERNNILERKG is encoded by the coding sequence ATGTCAAAACAACCGAGAAAACAGAGAAAGTTCATCCATAACGCACCATTACACAAGCGTAATAAATTAATGGGTGTTACTCTGAGCAGTGAACTTCAAAGTAAATACGATAAAAGATCTCTACCTGTGAGATCTGGTGACACAGTTAAAGTCATGCGTGGGAACTTTAAAGATCACGAGGGAAAAGTGGAAAAAATTGATCTTAAACATTATAAAGTAATGGTAGAAGGATTAATAATAAAAAAACCTGATGGGAATCAAGTTTACTCCCCTATCCATCCCTCAAACCTAATGATCATAGAGTTAGATCTAAGTGATGATGAAAGAAATAATATATTAGAGAGGAAGGGATAA
- a CDS encoding 30S ribosomal protein S4e — translation MAKMGSRKHLKRFKSPKTWPIHTKEDKWTVKPSAGPHSIENSLPLLIIIRDILKLADNSREAKRIINTGKILVDGRIRKDYKFPVGFMDVIEIPDSEDTYRVLPDEKGRLVLHPIPKENSEFKLCKIEDKTTIKAGKIQLNLHDGRNCLVDDQFSAGDVLVLKVPEQEITKTINFENGTIGLVTGGKHIGEIGRIKEINITKSSMPNTVVIETDDKKSFLTLKDYVFVIGKEEPAISLPGGK, via the coding sequence ATGGCAAAGATGGGTTCAAGAAAACATCTTAAACGTTTTAAATCGCCAAAAACATGGCCTATTCATACAAAAGAAGATAAATGGACAGTAAAACCTAGTGCAGGTCCTCATTCTATAGAAAATTCTTTACCTTTACTTATAATAATTCGTGACATCTTAAAACTCGCGGATAATTCAAGAGAAGCAAAAAGAATTATAAATACTGGAAAAATTTTAGTTGATGGACGAATAAGAAAAGATTATAAGTTTCCTGTAGGATTCATGGATGTTATTGAAATTCCGGATTCTGAAGATACTTACCGAGTTCTACCTGACGAAAAGGGTAGGTTGGTTCTTCATCCTATACCCAAAGAAAATTCAGAATTTAAATTGTGTAAAATTGAAGACAAAACCACTATTAAAGCTGGAAAAATTCAATTAAATCTTCATGATGGTAGAAACTGTCTAGTAGACGATCAATTTAGCGCTGGTGATGTTTTAGTATTGAAAGTTCCTGAACAGGAGATAACTAAAACTATAAACTTCGAAAATGGGACTATTGGTCTGGTAACTGGAGGAAAACACATTGGTGAAATAGGCAGAATTAAAGAAATTAATATTACCAAATCATCCATGCCTAACACTGTTGTAATTGAAACTGATGACAAAAAGTCTTTCCTTACCTTAAAAGATTACGTGTTTGTAATCGGTAAAGAAGAACCTGCAATTTCACTTCCCGGAGGTAAATAG
- a CDS encoding 50S ribosomal protein L5, whose translation MNPMEEVKIAKATVNIGVGEGGEALVRAEKLLTSMTNQKSVRTYSKVTNPEFGIRKGQPIACKVTLRGEKAKNAIKMVLDGIGNKLKAKQFDNQGNVSFGIEEHIDIPGMRYDPDIGIFGMNVSITFEKPGYRIKKRKIQRKSVPTKHKATPEETMDFMKDKFGIKIK comes from the coding sequence ATGAATCCGATGGAAGAAGTAAAGATTGCCAAAGCCACAGTAAATATTGGTGTAGGTGAGGGGGGAGAAGCATTAGTTCGAGCTGAAAAACTTTTAACCTCCATGACCAATCAGAAATCTGTTCGTACCTACTCTAAAGTTACTAATCCTGAATTTGGTATAAGAAAGGGACAACCTATAGCATGTAAAGTTACATTAAGAGGCGAAAAAGCTAAAAATGCTATTAAAATGGTATTAGATGGTATAGGCAACAAATTAAAAGCAAAACAGTTTGATAATCAAGGAAATGTTTCATTCGGTATAGAAGAACATATTGATATTCCAGGAATGCGTTACGACCCTGATATTGGTATATTTGGCATGAATGTTTCCATAACATTTGAAAAACCGGGTTACAGGATTAAAAAAAGAAAAATCCAAAGAAAATCCGTTCCAACTAAACATAAGGCCACACCAGAAGAAACTATGGACTTTATGAAGGATAAATTTGGGATTAAGATAAAATAG
- the rps14P gene encoding 30S ribosomal protein S14 (located in the peptidyl transferase center and involved in assembly of 30S ribosome subunit; similar to what is observed with proteins L31 and L33, some proteins in this family contain CXXC motifs that are involved in zinc binding; if two copies are present in a genome, then the duplicated copy appears to have lost the zinc-binding motif and is instead regulated by zinc; the archaeal forms appear to contain the zinc-binding motif) produces MPRKYGKASRKCRRCGDHSAMVRRYGLMLCRQCFRELAPKIGFKKYN; encoded by the coding sequence GTGCCAAGAAAATATGGAAAGGCATCAAGAAAATGTAGAAGATGCGGGGACCATTCTGCCATGGTTAGGAGATATGGTCTAATGTTATGCAGACAGTGTTTCAGAGAACTCGCACCAAAAATAGGATTTAAAAAATATAATTAG
- a CDS encoding 30S ribosomal protein S8, which yields MTLMDPLANALTNMRNNELQGNKRCTVSPASKLIGRVLRTMQKEGYIGDFEFVDDNKAGKFIVELEGNINKCGVIKPRHAVNKDEFEKFEKRYLPAKNFGIMIVTTPQGIITHKEAKDKGIGGRLLAFIY from the coding sequence GTGACTCTTATGGATCCTCTAGCAAATGCTCTAACAAACATGAGAAACAATGAATTGCAGGGAAATAAAAGATGCACTGTATCTCCTGCATCCAAGTTAATTGGTCGTGTTTTAAGAACAATGCAAAAAGAGGGATATATAGGCGATTTCGAATTTGTAGACGATAACAAAGCAGGAAAATTTATAGTAGAACTGGAAGGAAACATTAACAAATGTGGTGTAATCAAGCCCAGACACGCTGTAAATAAGGACGAATTCGAAAAATTTGAGAAAAGATATTTACCTGCTAAGAATTTTGGTATTATGATAGTTACAACACCACAAGGTATAATAACCCACAAAGAAGCGAAAGATAAAGGTATTGGTGGGCGGCTCCTTGCGTTTATTTACTAA